CGATGATGGCGACGCGGGGGCGGGCTGTTTCAGGGGTCTGTGGCATGGTTGTCATCCTGTCATTCGTGCGGAAGGGTTTGTTCAAGCTCGTGCCGGCGCCGCAGCCACGCAGCGGCCATGAGTATGGCGGCAGCGGCGAGCAGGGCGCTTTGATTGATGGGACCGGCGTATTGCACGGGTTTGGGCACCATGTAGATAAAGCCCAAGGCCAGGATTACTGCCAGGTACTCCCACCTGCGGCTGAGTACGATGAACGGCAGCAGCATCAAGGAGTACCACGGGTAGTTGGGGCTGATAATCAGCAGCGTGAGGCCGATCATCACTGTTTGTTGGGTCCACATCGAACGCGCGTTTGACCGCTTCAGCACCACCAGAGCCACGATGGCCAACACTGCCGCGCTCAGGACCGCTGGCCAGATGCCCACAGACACGAGTTGGGCGAGGCCGAACCTGATGCCGCCGCCCTGGCTGTACCCCTCTTCTTTGAGGTACCCAGGCAGGAAGCCAAGGACGGCCGGCCCGGCAACCACCAGGTACGGAACGTAGAGAGCCAGGAACGTTGCCACCGCGGCCACGACGAACCGGACGGGCCGGCGAAACAGGAGAGCCGGCGCCGCGATGACCGGAATGAACTTTGTGGCCACAGCGGCACCGAAAGCCACCCCGGATCCAAGCGGTTTTCCGCCCACGAGAAACATTCCGGCAAGCAGGAGCAGGGCAGCGCCCAGCACATCTACGTGGGCATTGTTAACAGCCTCCAGCATGACCAATGGACTCCAGGCCCACACGACGGCCAATTGCAAGGGCATCTTCCGCCTGTCCAGCACGCGCAACAGCATGAGTGTCACGGCCGAGCTGATGAGGAGGCCACCAAGCTGCATGGGAAGATAGCCAACCGAGTCCGGAACGGCCGCTCGTACCACCAGGAAGTAAACTTCGGCAGTTGGTGGATAAATGGTGGGCGCGTAAGGGCGGTTGATCGCAGTACAAAGTGGGTCCCCTGAAGGAAACCCCGTGGCCGGTACGGACTCCGTGCCGAACAGCTCCGGGGGGCATGCCGGGCTTCCGCCGGCCCCGGCGGCACCAGGGGCAAAGAGCCAGTCCGGCCGAAGGTTGTTGAGCGTTTCGTCAGTTGGCACATAGGAGTACGGGGAAATTCCAGCCTTTTGGACGATGCCGTCCCAAGCATACCGGGCTGAATCATTACTGGTCCGCGGCGGGGCACTTGCTGCCATCAGTCCCAAGAGGAGCGAGCCGGCCATGATCACCACGCCTAACCGGTGCCGCGGGACATTTGCCAGGAGCTTAACCACCATCAGGAGCGCCAACCACCAGAGGCACGATCCTACGATCGGCGCAGAGTCGATGGGGTTCCCGGGCCACACCATCCACCAGAGCAAAGCCGCGCCAGCAAGAAACACCGCCGGAAGGGCGATGACGAGCTTGGTTCGGCGGGATCCATCCAGCTCGGGTGCAGTGGGGGTCACCCTAACGATCCTGCCGCATGCCGAATGCTATTTGGGGCACTTCCGGACTCCACGGGCGAGGCTTCCGGGAATCGTAAGATCTGGGTCAACCCCCAACCACGGTTTGATGGTGTGATCGAGCTATGGAAAAGTTCACCAACGCCTTGGCAAGCAGGTTTGCTTCGCCGACGCGCAGCACGCGGCTCACCGTAGTGTTGGGGCGATGGCTGGGCGTCACCTTTACTGTCTGTTTCCTCACCGGCCTCCTGAGTCACGGCTTGCAGAATCCGCCGGGATGGATGTTCTTCCCTACCCAGCCGGTTTGGATCTATCAACTGACACAAGGCTTGCATGTGACAGCAGGAATCGCGTCCATCCCGCTGCTCCTGGCGAAACTGTGGTCCGTGTACCCCGAGCTACTGAGATGGCCACCCATCAAGTCCTTCGTGCAGGCGCTGGAACGGGGCACTATTGCCTTGTTCATCGCCTCGTCACTTATCCAGCTCACTACCGGCCTGATCAATACCTACAAGTGGTATCCGTGGCCCTTCCCTTTCCGCGAAACGCACTACTGGCTGGCATGGGTCATTTGGGGTTCGCTGCTGCTGCACATCGCGGTCAAACTCCCCGCAATCCTTGAGCATTGGCGCGTACGCCCGCAATCCGGGGCCGCCAGTATGCACAAAGCGGTTCAGGACGAAGCCAGCCCGGCACCCGGGCGTTGGTCGCGGCGCAGCTTCCTTACCGCCGTCGGGACCACAACCGGAGCAGTAGTGCTGACGACGGCGGGCCAGTCGTTTTCCTGGCTGGACCCGCTTAATCTCTTCGCACCCAGGAACATGGGGACTGGGCCACAGTCGGTACCGGTGAACCGCACGGCGGCCGAAGCGAAGGTGACCGACCTTGCCCGCGCAGCTGATTGGATCCTGACGGTCACGTACGCGGGCATCAGCAGGCCGTTCACGCTGGCGGATCTCCAAGGCCTGCCACAGCATGAGCACGAACTCCCCATTGCCTGTGTGGAGGGCTGGAGCCAAACTGCCACGTGGCGCGGAGTCCGGGTCCGGGATCTCGTGGGCGCGGTAGGAGGCCCTCCTTCCGCCGAACTGCGGGTCACTAGCCTGGAACCGGAAGGCGCCTACAGGACCATGCTGATGCCCGCCGCCTATGTCCAGGACGAGCAGACCCTGGTGGCGCTGGAATTGAACGGCCAGACCCTGGATCTGGACCATGGCTATCCCGCCCGGATCATCGCTCCAGGGCGCCCGGGCGTCCTGCAAACCAAATGGCTGAGTTCCATGGAGGTGCTGTGAAGGACATGGTGAAATCCAAGGGAGGAACGCCGGCAACTTCTCGAACGGTTTGGGCTGTTCGCTTTGTTCTGGGAGCGGCGGGGCTGGGCCTCATGGGCTATGGAGCCATGGGCTTTCCCACTCAGCTGGGACCGTCGCAGCTTCTGGGGCTGTTGGTGTGGATGGCGGCTGCCATCCTGATTCATGATGGCCTCATCGTCCCGTTGTCCACCCTGGCAGGATTTGGACTTCGGCGCTCAGGATCCAGCCTTCGTCCCGCGTCTGCGGCCGTGATGCGGGGATCGCTCATGGCCGGCGCCGTGGTAACGCTCATCGTTGGTGTGTTGCTGAAAGCACAGACTGTGGCTCGAAGCACCAGCGCCCTCGAAGGCGATTATGCCATCAACCTGATGTGGTTCTGGGCTGTCCTGCTCACAGTCGCAGCCGGGCTGATCTATACGATCGAACGCAAGTCCCGGCGTGGTTCCAGCCGTGGGACGAGCCGGTAGAAGACCCGGCCCTGCACATGCTGTTTGGCTGCTACCGTCCAACCTGAGGACCTTGTCCGCGACTCCAGCCCTACGCTGCCCGTTCGTGCCCACCCAAAGGCGTCGCTCCGGTTTCCCTCCTCATCTTCAATAACGGCCGAATAGGAAGTATCCAGATCCATGTCAGCTTCCACCTCGACCAGGAGGACCCCGGTGGGAGCGACCAGTTGCCGGCAGCGGCGAAGCAACGAGCTGATGCTCCCGCCGATGCCGATGTTGCCATCCAGCAACAGCAGGCTCTGCCACTGACCCGTGTGCGGTACCGCAGCGAAAACGGACTGTTGAATGGCGCGGCCACCCTGCCCCTTCGCCCGGTTGACCGCCTCGGAACTGGTATCGATGCC
This genomic stretch from Micrococcaceae bacterium Sec5.1 harbors:
- a CDS encoding molybdopterin-dependent oxidoreductase is translated as MEKFTNALASRFASPTRSTRLTVVLGRWLGVTFTVCFLTGLLSHGLQNPPGWMFFPTQPVWIYQLTQGLHVTAGIASIPLLLAKLWSVYPELLRWPPIKSFVQALERGTIALFIASSLIQLTTGLINTYKWYPWPFPFRETHYWLAWVIWGSLLLHIAVKLPAILEHWRVRPQSGAASMHKAVQDEASPAPGRWSRRSFLTAVGTTTGAVVLTTAGQSFSWLDPLNLFAPRNMGTGPQSVPVNRTAAEAKVTDLARAADWILTVTYAGISRPFTLADLQGLPQHEHELPIACVEGWSQTATWRGVRVRDLVGAVGGPPSAELRVTSLEPEGAYRTMLMPAAYVQDEQTLVALELNGQTLDLDHGYPARIIAPGRPGVLQTKWLSSMEVL
- a CDS encoding glycosyltransferase family 87 protein — encoded protein: MTPTAPELDGSRRTKLVIALPAVFLAGAALLWWMVWPGNPIDSAPIVGSCLWWLALLMVVKLLANVPRHRLGVVIMAGSLLLGLMAASAPPRTSNDSARYAWDGIVQKAGISPYSYVPTDETLNNLRPDWLFAPGAAGAGGSPACPPELFGTESVPATGFPSGDPLCTAINRPYAPTIYPPTAEVYFLVVRAAVPDSVGYLPMQLGGLLISSAVTLMLLRVLDRRKMPLQLAVVWAWSPLVMLEAVNNAHVDVLGAALLLLAGMFLVGGKPLGSGVAFGAAVATKFIPVIAAPALLFRRPVRFVVAAVATFLALYVPYLVVAGPAVLGFLPGYLKEEGYSQGGGIRFGLAQLVSVGIWPAVLSAAVLAIVALVVLKRSNARSMWTQQTVMIGLTLLIISPNYPWYSLMLLPFIVLSRRWEYLAVILALGFIYMVPKPVQYAGPINQSALLAAAAILMAAAWLRRRHELEQTLPHE